Genomic window (Streptomyces sp. NBC_00078):
CCCCGCCGCGGGGCGGGCGCTGCGTTCATCCACAGTGTTTTGGTACGGGGGTTGTGATGCCCGAGTTGCCCGAGGTCGAGGTCGTCCGGCGCGGCCTGGAGCGGTGGGTCGCCCACCGTGTCGTCGCCGACGCCGAGGTGCTGCACCCGCGTGCCGTACGCCGTCACATCGCCGGCGCCGACGACTTCGCGCACCGCCTCAAGGGGCATCGCGTCGGTGTCCCGAGCCGCCGCGGCAAATACCTGTGGCTCCCCCTGGAGGACACCCACCAGTCGGTCCTGGCGCACCTCGGCATGAGCGGGCAGCTCCTGGTCCAGCCGGCCGCGGCTCCCGACGAGAAGCACCTCAGAGTCCGCGTGAGGTTCGCGGACACGCTGACATCAGCCGCTGCCGCGGCGGGTGCCACCGAGCTCCGCTTCGTGGACCAGCGCACCTTCGGCGGGCTGTCGTTGCACGACAACACCCCTGACGGCCTGCCCGACGTCATCGCGCACATCGCGCGCGACCCCCTG
Coding sequences:
- the mutM gene encoding bifunctional DNA-formamidopyrimidine glycosylase/DNA-(apurinic or apyrimidinic site) lyase, translating into MPELPEVEVVRRGLERWVAHRVVADAEVLHPRAVRRHIAGADDFAHRLKGHRVGVPSRRGKYLWLPLEDTHQSVLAHLGMSGQLLVQPAAAPDEKHLRVRVRFADTLTSAAAAAGATELRFVDQRTFGGLSLHDNTPDGLPDVIAHIARDPLDPLFDDEAFHQALRRKRTTIKRALLDQSLISGVGNIYADEALWRARVHYERPTAGFTRPRTAELLGHVRDVMNAALSVGGTSFDSLYVNVNGESGYFDRSLDAYGREGLPCKRCGTPMRRRPWMNRSSYFCPKCQRPPRAES